The following proteins are co-located in the Microcystis wesenbergii NRERC-220 genome:
- a CDS encoding response regulator — MTTVLIVEDDPINFRVFAKILTKRGGLEVKGTEDVEEVLRIARDKEADVILMDVSLSHSVYEGKAVDGIKISQILKSNPETADLPVILITAHAMEGDRENFLKQSRADGYISKPVIDHQAFVNQILAIVKRKPV; from the coding sequence ATGACGACTGTTTTGATTGTAGAAGACGACCCGATTAATTTTCGCGTTTTTGCCAAAATTTTGACCAAACGAGGTGGTCTAGAGGTCAAAGGGACCGAAGATGTGGAAGAAGTGCTTCGTATTGCTCGGGATAAGGAAGCGGACGTGATCTTAATGGATGTCTCCCTCTCCCATAGTGTCTATGAAGGGAAAGCGGTGGATGGCATTAAAATCAGCCAAATACTCAAATCTAACCCCGAAACCGCCGATTTACCCGTTATTCTCATCACTGCTCACGCTATGGAAGGCGATCGAGAGAATTTTCTCAAGCAGAGTCGGGCCGATGGTTATATTTCTAAACCGGTGATTGATCACCAAGCTTTTGTTAATCAAATTTTAGCGATCGTCAAGCGGAAGCCGGTCTAA
- a CDS encoding M15 family metallopeptidase, translated as MKPYQKIPIRECGQPLVPIPADKFVIPSPHAYEKLGANYRGKSPYFLRQGVLNALIDAQNLLQVYQPGWQILIFDAYRPIEVQQFMVDYTFQTLLDTRGLAKEKLSEAESKAILTEVYTIWAIPSDNAATPPPHSTGAAIDITLVDEKGQTIDMGGEIDEISERSHPDHYIAAKSPQEQGYHQKRVLLAKVMEEAGFSRHKGEWWHFSLGDQMWAWSIERAYAIYGRVED; from the coding sequence ATGAAACCCTACCAAAAAATTCCTATTCGTGAATGTGGGCAACCCCTAGTACCTATACCCGCAGATAAGTTTGTTATCCCTTCTCCCCATGCTTACGAGAAATTAGGGGCTAATTATCGGGGTAAATCTCCCTATTTTTTGCGACAAGGGGTGTTAAATGCTCTGATTGACGCTCAAAACCTTCTGCAAGTCTATCAACCCGGTTGGCAAATTTTGATTTTTGATGCCTATCGACCGATCGAAGTGCAACAATTTATGGTCGATTATACTTTTCAGACCCTCCTAGACACAAGAGGATTAGCCAAAGAGAAACTATCGGAGGCAGAAAGTAAAGCGATTTTAACAGAAGTTTACACTATTTGGGCAATTCCCAGCGATAATGCCGCCACCCCGCCTCCCCATAGTACCGGAGCGGCGATCGATATTACCCTAGTGGATGAGAAGGGACAAACCATCGACATGGGGGGAGAAATCGATGAGATCAGTGAGCGATCGCATCCCGATCATTATATCGCCGCAAAAAGCCCGCAAGAACAGGGTTATCATCAAAAACGAGTTTTATTAGCTAAAGTGATGGAGGAGGCGGGATTTAGCCGACATAAGGGGGAATGGTGGCATTTTTCCCTAGGGGATCAGATGTGGGCCTGGTCCATCGAGCGAGCCTACGCTATCTATGGCAGAGTGGAGGATTAA
- a CDS encoding SulP family inorganic anion transporter: protein MSKNSRRVDFPDLPGLKNLRSYQWQWLGKDILAGVTVAAYAIPQCMAYGDLAGVDPVVGLWTLVPAALVYALFGSSSQLSLGPESTTAVMTAAAIAPMVSRQGENYGSLAAFLALMVGLICFIAYIARLGFLANLLSKPILIGYMAGVAVIMIAGQLGKISGLSIRENTVFKEIFAFLRGINQWHWPTLSLALLLLLFLFVIQKYFPKAPGPLLAVLLGTLAVATLHLDGEGVAVVGKISKTLPNFGLPTLDFSQLLPLVTAAVGIALVGYSDNVLTARAFAARHNQEIDANQEILALGLGNLAAGFCQGFPISSSASRTAVGDSVGSKSQLYSLVVAVVVVAVIFLLGPLLVLFPKAALGALVIYAACKLVDIAGAKRLKRFRNSEFNLAVLTMVGVLTTGILSGVAIAIGLSVIDLLARITRPDDAVLGTVPGVMGLHALQDWPEAQTIPGLVIYRYDAPLFFANAADFKRRALSAIARETKPVEWFVLNTEALGELDSTAVEILEELAAELSRQGIVFALARVKHDLYLQLQRSRLLDKIGQERIYYTLPAAIKAFKNR, encoded by the coding sequence ATGAGTAAAAACTCCCGACGAGTCGATTTTCCTGATTTACCCGGGCTAAAAAACCTGCGCTCCTATCAATGGCAGTGGCTGGGCAAAGATATCCTCGCCGGTGTCACCGTGGCAGCCTACGCTATTCCCCAGTGTATGGCCTACGGCGACCTGGCCGGGGTCGATCCCGTGGTGGGATTGTGGACTCTCGTGCCGGCGGCCCTAGTTTATGCCCTTTTCGGCTCCTCATCGCAACTATCCCTCGGACCGGAATCGACCACGGCAGTGATGACAGCGGCAGCGATCGCACCGATGGTAAGCCGTCAAGGGGAAAATTACGGCAGTTTAGCGGCTTTTTTAGCCCTAATGGTCGGTTTAATCTGTTTTATAGCTTATATCGCCCGCTTGGGATTTCTAGCTAATTTACTCTCCAAACCGATCCTGATCGGTTATATGGCGGGAGTGGCGGTGATCATGATTGCGGGACAACTGGGTAAAATTAGTGGTTTGTCAATCCGTGAAAATACGGTTTTTAAAGAAATTTTCGCTTTTTTGCGGGGAATAAACCAATGGCACTGGCCAACCCTTAGCCTCGCTCTATTGCTGCTACTATTTCTATTTGTCATCCAAAAATATTTTCCCAAAGCACCGGGTCCCTTGCTGGCGGTTTTACTGGGAACCCTCGCCGTCGCCACCCTCCATCTTGATGGAGAGGGGGTGGCAGTAGTGGGGAAAATTAGCAAGACTTTGCCTAATTTTGGCTTACCAACCCTAGATTTTTCCCAATTACTACCCCTAGTAACCGCGGCCGTCGGCATTGCCCTGGTCGGCTATTCCGATAACGTCTTAACCGCTAGAGCCTTCGCCGCACGTCATAACCAAGAAATCGATGCCAATCAAGAAATTTTAGCCCTGGGACTGGGGAATCTGGCGGCGGGTTTTTGTCAGGGATTTCCCATCAGCAGCAGCGCCAGTCGCACCGCGGTGGGCGATTCGGTGGGTAGTAAAAGTCAGCTTTACTCCCTGGTGGTGGCAGTGGTGGTGGTGGCGGTCATTTTCCTGCTCGGTCCGCTACTGGTACTCTTTCCCAAGGCCGCCCTGGGTGCGCTGGTGATTTATGCGGCCTGTAAACTGGTGGATATTGCCGGCGCTAAACGACTCAAACGCTTTCGCAATAGTGAGTTTAATCTCGCTGTCCTGACCATGGTGGGGGTGCTAACCACGGGGATTTTAAGCGGGGTTGCCATCGCCATCGGTCTCTCGGTTATCGATTTATTGGCCCGCATTACCCGACCCGATGATGCCGTCTTGGGTACGGTTCCGGGGGTGATGGGTTTACACGCGCTCCAGGATTGGCCGGAAGCGCAAACAATACCAGGGTTAGTTATCTATCGTTACGATGCCCCCTTATTTTTTGCTAATGCGGCCGACTTTAAACGTCGCGCCCTCAGCGCCATTGCCCGGGAGACAAAACCGGTAGAATGGTTTGTCTTGAATACAGAGGCACTCGGGGAGTTGGATAGTACAGCCGTGGAGATTCTCGAGGAATTAGCGGCAGAATTATCAAGACAGGGTATAGTTTTCGCTCTCGCTAGGGTTAAACACGATCTGTACTTACAATTGCAACGTTCTCGCTTGTTAGATAAAATTGGCCAGGAGAGAATTTACTATACTTTACCGGCAGCGATCAAAGCTTTTAAAAATCGTTAA